Proteins co-encoded in one Anaerobranca gottschalkii DSM 13577 genomic window:
- a CDS encoding phosphatidate cytidylyltransferase translates to MLKRIITAILGIPIVFFALLKGGIIFNLLTLIISLIAIYEYYKITNIQDKVILFFSCIFSIILLLQLNLDLTIFSVLFLFSFAIYIRIINFSNTTLKELSLITWGILYIFLPLYYLRELRNLDKGIEIVFFLLILTWLTDSGAYFSGWIFGKNKLAPNISPKKTVEGAIGGTILAVVGAIIFHTFFPLGESYWIILFSLIGSICAQVGDLFESAIKREYNVKDSGNILPGHGGILDRIDSLLFLIPIAYLFFMYII, encoded by the coding sequence ATGTTAAAAAGGATAATTACCGCAATTTTGGGAATACCAATAGTTTTTTTTGCCCTTCTAAAAGGGGGGATTATTTTCAATCTATTAACCCTTATAATTTCTCTAATTGCCATTTATGAATATTATAAAATTACCAATATTCAAGACAAAGTTATACTATTTTTTTCTTGTATATTTTCAATAATATTACTATTACAACTCAATTTAGACCTTACTATTTTCTCCGTATTATTTTTGTTTTCCTTTGCAATATATATTAGAATTATAAATTTTTCCAATACAACTTTAAAGGAATTGAGTTTAATTACATGGGGAATACTCTATATTTTCTTACCACTATATTATCTGCGGGAATTGAGAAACTTAGATAAGGGAATAGAGATAGTGTTTTTTTTGTTAATACTAACATGGCTTACTGATTCTGGTGCATATTTTTCAGGATGGATTTTTGGTAAAAACAAATTAGCTCCTAATATTTCCCCTAAGAAAACTGTTGAAGGTGCCATTGGTGGGACAATATTAGCAGTAGTTGGTGCTATTATTTTTCACACCTTCTTTCCATTAGGAGAGTCTTATTGGATAATCCTTTTTAGTTTAATTGGAAGTATTTGTGCACAGGTTGGAGATTTATTTGAATCGGCTATTAAAAGGGAATATAATGTTAAAGACTCAGGAAATATCCTACCAGGCCATGGCGGAATATTAGATAGAATTGATAGTTTGTTGTTTTTAATACCTATAGCATATTTATTCTTTATGTACATAATATAA
- a CDS encoding isoprenyl transferase produces the protein MLFKRNLLEKVKKQGNIPKTIAIIMDGNGRWAQRRGLPRTAGHKMGVETVKKITESCIKLGIENVILYAFSTENWKRPKEEVDFLMKLPEEYLSNELDKIIKNNIKIETIGDLDKLPVNTKNTIEIAKNKSVNNNGLNLIFAINYGSRKEILDAAVEFNKNFKEEDLNDLEEADLGKFLETKRKGIPDPDLLIRPGGELRISNFLLWQLAYTELYFTPVLWPDFTEKHLCEAIIDYQKRNRRYGGLKNK, from the coding sequence ATGTTATTTAAAAGAAATCTCCTAGAGAAAGTAAAAAAACAAGGTAATATTCCTAAAACAATAGCAATAATAATGGATGGAAATGGTAGATGGGCCCAAAGGAGGGGCTTACCCCGTACTGCAGGGCATAAAATGGGTGTAGAAACTGTTAAAAAAATAACGGAAAGTTGTATTAAATTAGGAATTGAAAATGTCATCCTTTATGCTTTTTCTACAGAAAATTGGAAAAGACCTAAAGAAGAAGTAGACTTTTTGATGAAGTTACCAGAAGAATACCTTAGCAATGAATTAGATAAAATTATTAAAAATAATATCAAAATAGAAACCATTGGTGATTTAGATAAATTACCAGTAAACACTAAAAATACCATAGAAATTGCTAAAAACAAATCTGTAAATAATAATGGGTTAAATTTAATTTTTGCCATCAATTATGGTTCCCGCAAAGAAATTCTAGATGCTGCGGTAGAATTCAATAAAAACTTTAAGGAAGAAGATCTTAATGACCTAGAGGAAGCAGATTTAGGAAAATTTCTTGAAACAAAGAGAAAGGGTATACCTGACCCAGATCTTTTAATAAGGCCTGGTGGGGAATTAAGAATTAGTAATTTCCTATTATGGCAACTTGCATATACAGAACTTTATTTTACTCCAGTATTATGGCCAGATTTTACAGAGAAACACCTTTGTGAAGCAATTATAGATTATCAAAAAAGAAATAGGCGATACGGTGGATTAAAAAATAAATAA
- the frr gene encoding ribosome recycling factor codes for MINDIYSEMKERMTKAVEALKKEFASIRAGRASASLLDRITVDYYGVPTPIPQMASVTAPEARLLVIQPWDKNMISEIEKAIMKSDLGITPNSDGSVIRLVFPQLTQERRNELVKVVKKKGEEARVAVRNIRRDGNEMVKELEKANEISEDESRRAQEEIQKITDGFIKKIDEVILKKEQEIMEI; via the coding sequence ATGATTAATGACATTTATAGTGAAATGAAAGAGAGAATGACAAAGGCTGTGGAAGCATTAAAGAAAGAATTTGCTTCCATTAGGGCTGGTAGAGCTAGTGCATCGCTACTTGATAGAATTACTGTAGATTATTATGGAGTTCCAACACCAATTCCTCAAATGGCTTCAGTAACTGCTCCAGAAGCTAGATTATTAGTTATTCAACCTTGGGATAAAAACATGATATCAGAGATTGAAAAAGCAATTATGAAATCTGACCTTGGTATAACACCTAATAGTGATGGTAGTGTAATTCGTCTAGTATTTCCTCAGTTAACCCAAGAGCGGAGAAATGAGCTGGTAAAAGTTGTGAAAAAGAAAGGGGAAGAAGCTAGAGTAGCTGTCAGAAATATTAGGCGTGATGGAAATGAAATGGTAAAAGAGTTAGAAAAGGCAAATGAAATTTCGGAAGATGAAAGCAGAAGGGCTCAAGAGGAAATTCAAAAAATAACCGATGGATTTATTAAAAAAATTGATGAAGTAATCTTGAAAAAAGAACAAGAAATTATGGAGATATAA
- the pyrH gene encoding UMP kinase produces the protein MAKYKRVILKLSGEALAGEQGFGIDNEVLKSIAEQIKEVRDIGVEVAIVVGGGNIWRGATASHKGMERATADYMGMLATTINSLALQDALESIGVITRVQTAIEMRQIAEPYIRRRAINHLSKGRVVIFAAGTGNPYFSTDTTAALRAAEIGAETILLAKGKVDGVYDSDPLTNPDAKKFDELTYIEVLKRGLGVMDSTATSLCMDNNIPLIVFALSEKGNIKKAVMGEKIGTIIRGDKND, from the coding sequence GTGGCAAAATATAAAAGGGTAATACTTAAACTTAGTGGCGAAGCCCTTGCAGGTGAACAAGGTTTCGGAATTGATAATGAAGTCCTTAAGTCAATAGCAGAACAAATTAAAGAAGTAAGGGATATAGGAGTTGAAGTTGCAATTGTAGTAGGTGGTGGTAATATTTGGCGGGGAGCAACAGCTAGCCATAAGGGTATGGAAAGGGCTACCGCTGATTACATGGGTATGTTGGCCACAACTATTAACAGTTTAGCGTTACAAGATGCTCTAGAATCAATTGGAGTGATCACAAGGGTTCAAACGGCCATTGAAATGAGGCAAATCGCAGAGCCTTATATTAGAAGAAGGGCAATTAATCACCTTTCCAAGGGCAGAGTAGTGATTTTTGCTGCAGGTACTGGTAACCCTTATTTTTCAACAGATACAACAGCTGCATTAAGGGCAGCGGAAATTGGAGCTGAGACTATATTGCTAGCTAAAGGAAAAGTAGATGGTGTTTATGATAGTGATCCACTAACTAATCCTGATGCTAAAAAGTTTGATGAACTTACATATATTGAAGTGTTAAAAAGGGGATTAGGAGTTATGGATTCAACGGCAACTTCCCTTTGTATGGATAACAATATTCCCCTTATCGTTTTTGCCTTATCTGAGAAAGGTAATATTAAAAAAGCGGTAATGGGAGAAAAAATAGGAACAATAATTAGGGGGGATAAAAATGATTAA
- the tsf gene encoding translation elongation factor Ts → MVSANLVKELREKTGAGMMDCKKALAETNGDMEKAIEYLREKGLAAAAKKSGRIAAEGLVDAYIHGNGRIGVLVEVNCETDFVAKNAEFQQLVKDIAMQIAAANPLYIRREEVPEEVINKEKEILMAQAINEGKPANIAEKMVAGRIDKYFKEVCLLEQPFIKNPDQTIQELLNEKIAKIGENMTIRRFVRFTLGEGIEKKEENFVEEVMKASQVK, encoded by the coding sequence ATGGTATCTGCTAATTTAGTTAAAGAGTTAAGGGAAAAAACAGGTGCAGGTATGATGGACTGCAAAAAAGCTTTAGCTGAAACTAATGGTGATATGGAAAAAGCTATTGAATATTTAAGGGAAAAAGGTCTTGCTGCTGCAGCAAAAAAATCTGGTAGAATTGCTGCTGAAGGTCTAGTTGATGCTTACATACATGGTAATGGAAGAATAGGTGTATTAGTTGAAGTTAACTGTGAAACAGACTTTGTTGCTAAGAATGCTGAATTTCAACAACTTGTTAAAGATATAGCTATGCAAATAGCTGCTGCTAATCCATTATATATTAGAAGAGAAGAAGTGCCAGAAGAAGTAATCAATAAAGAAAAGGAAATCCTTATGGCTCAGGCTATTAACGAAGGAAAACCAGCAAATATTGCAGAAAAAATGGTAGCTGGTAGAATTGATAAATATTTTAAAGAAGTTTGTTTATTAGAACAACCTTTCATCAAAAACCCTGATCAAACAATTCAAGAACTTTTAAATGAGAAGATTGCTAAAATCGGAGAAAATATGACAATCCGTAGATTTGTTCGCTTTACTTTAGGTGAAGGAATTGAGAAAAAAGAAGAAAACTTTGTAGAAGAAGTAATGAAAGCTTCTCAAGTAAAATAA
- the rpsB gene encoding 30S ribosomal protein S2 — protein MAIISMKQLLEAGVHFGHQTRRWNPKMAPYIFTERNGIYVIDLQKTVGKIEEAYNFVKEVASQGGKILFVGTKKQAQEAVETEAKRCGMFWVNQRWLGGMLTNFDTIGKRINRLRELEQMEQDGTFDVLPKKEVIKLRHEMEKLNKNLAGIKDMAKLPDAIFIVDPRKERIAVAEARKLGIPIVAIVDTNCDPDEVDYVIPGNDDAIRAVSLIASKIADAVLEGNQGVQE, from the coding sequence ATGGCTATTATTTCAATGAAACAATTATTAGAAGCAGGTGTTCATTTTGGACATCAAACACGCCGTTGGAACCCTAAGATGGCTCCTTATATCTTCACTGAAAGAAACGGCATTTATGTTATTGACCTACAAAAAACAGTAGGAAAAATTGAAGAAGCATACAATTTCGTAAAAGAGGTTGCTTCTCAAGGAGGAAAAATTCTCTTTGTAGGTACAAAAAAACAAGCACAGGAAGCAGTAGAAACTGAAGCAAAGCGCTGTGGTATGTTCTGGGTAAATCAAAGATGGTTAGGTGGTATGTTAACTAACTTTGATACCATTGGAAAAAGGATCAACAGGCTAAGGGAATTAGAGCAAATGGAGCAGGATGGAACCTTTGATGTTCTTCCTAAAAAAGAAGTTATTAAACTTCGTCATGAAATGGAAAAGCTCAACAAAAACTTAGCTGGTATCAAAGACATGGCTAAACTTCCAGATGCAATCTTTATTGTGGATCCAAGAAAAGAAAGAATTGCAGTAGCGGAAGCTAGAAAATTGGGTATACCAATTGTAGCTATAGTAGACACTAACTGTGATCCAGATGAAGTAGATTATGTAATTCCTGGAAATGATGATGCTATCCGTGCTGTGAGCCTAATTGCTTCTAAAATTGCCGACGCAGTATTAGAAGGCAATCAAGGAGTACAAGAATAG
- a CDS encoding DUF6115 domain-containing protein, translating to MGTNILFLIIGIIIVLIGIFLMFKESSGKRYTFEIEEILVAISSLENKLDLVLEKIEEEIETIKEMKSPSNENWPVDPVIEQSNSKDKIIQKHKEVYTLYNQGLSAKDIAMKLNRGVGEIETIIALFNFEGDYNG from the coding sequence ATGGGTACAAATATATTATTTTTAATCATTGGAATTATTATAGTTTTGATAGGAATTTTTTTGATGTTTAAGGAATCGTCGGGGAAAAGGTATACCTTTGAGATAGAAGAAATTTTAGTAGCTATTAGTTCACTAGAAAATAAGTTAGATTTGGTATTAGAAAAAATAGAAGAAGAAATTGAGACAATTAAGGAAATGAAGTCTCCTTCTAATGAAAATTGGCCAGTAGATCCAGTAATTGAACAGAGTAATTCTAAAGATAAAATTATTCAGAAACACAAAGAAGTTTATACTTTATACAATCAAGGTTTATCAGCAAAAGATATCGCTATGAAATTAAATAGGGGTGTAGGGGAAATTGAAACAATAATAGCTTTATTTAACTTTGAGGGGGATTATAATGGGTAA
- a CDS encoding DUF342 domain-containing protein — protein sequence MNGNKWFRINITKDKLAAFLELSKPGVELSEIELEEIVNEIRKNNLIVQSLEMVKERIKRSTGLEEIQIATGTPAVSGKDGYVKIHFQEKDGKPVILEDGRVDFYNLEKIINIKKGDTLATIYPPEPGIDGLSVTGEIIPFKPGKPAKLPLGKNVQLQGDNTIIASVDGKFSLIEGKLNVFQILEVEEVNFKTGNIDFIGSVIVKGDVKEGFTIKAQGDVTVKGTIDSSYIYCEGNLVVNGGIQGRNKGVINSKGNIVARYIENCEVKAGGSVIIKDAIMYSKVHACDRVVVTEGKGLIVGGIVGAEQEILANIVGSPKGTKTELEVGVNPELRHNLQMLTKELTIKSEELKKAKQAQRILKLKEEKGQLSKEHRCLLERLEVTIESLTDYLEDKQKLQKEMLDKLLNNVMGKVTVNKIVYPGVKVTIGTRYRTITDETKTSNFIIGPDGEIMIT from the coding sequence ATGAATGGAAATAAGTGGTTTAGAATTAACATAACAAAGGATAAATTGGCTGCCTTTTTAGAACTTTCTAAACCTGGAGTTGAACTTAGTGAAATAGAGTTAGAAGAGATTGTAAATGAAATTAGAAAAAATAATTTAATTGTCCAATCTCTAGAAATGGTAAAAGAAAGAATTAAAAGGAGTACAGGGTTAGAAGAAATCCAGATTGCCACTGGAACACCTGCCGTTTCCGGTAAAGATGGTTATGTTAAAATTCATTTTCAAGAAAAGGATGGAAAACCCGTTATATTAGAAGATGGAAGGGTAGACTTTTATAACTTAGAAAAGATAATTAACATTAAAAAAGGTGATACTTTAGCTACTATTTATCCTCCTGAACCTGGAATAGATGGGTTATCTGTAACTGGAGAAATTATCCCTTTTAAACCGGGGAAACCTGCAAAACTTCCTTTAGGGAAAAATGTTCAATTACAAGGTGACAATACTATTATTGCAAGTGTTGATGGAAAATTTTCTTTAATTGAAGGAAAGCTTAATGTTTTTCAAATTCTAGAAGTAGAAGAAGTTAATTTTAAAACGGGGAATATCGACTTTATCGGCAGTGTAATTGTTAAGGGTGATGTCAAAGAGGGTTTTACTATCAAAGCCCAAGGTGATGTTACTGTTAAAGGAACGATAGATAGTTCATATATTTATTGTGAAGGAAACTTAGTAGTAAATGGTGGAATACAAGGGCGAAATAAAGGAGTAATAAATTCTAAAGGTAATATTGTTGCAAGATATATAGAAAACTGTGAAGTTAAAGCAGGTGGATCAGTCATAATAAAAGATGCTATTATGTATAGTAAAGTCCATGCCTGTGATAGGGTAGTTGTTACTGAAGGTAAAGGCTTAATTGTTGGGGGAATTGTAGGGGCAGAGCAAGAAATTTTAGCTAATATTGTTGGTTCCCCTAAAGGTACAAAAACTGAGTTAGAAGTTGGAGTCAATCCTGAACTTCGTCATAATTTACAAATGCTAACAAAGGAATTAACTATAAAAAGTGAAGAATTAAAAAAAGCTAAACAAGCTCAAAGAATCCTTAAGTTAAAAGAAGAAAAGGGACAACTTTCCAAAGAACATAGATGTTTACTAGAACGTCTAGAGGTTACAATAGAAAGTTTAACCGATTATTTAGAGGATAAACAAAAATTACAAAAAGAAATGTTAGATAAATTGTTAAATAATGTAATGGGTAAGGTAACGGTTAATAAAATTGTATATCCTGGAGTTAAAGTTACCATTGGAACCAGATATCGAACTATAACCGATGAAACTAAAACTTCCAATTTTATTATTGGGCCCGATGGTGAGATTATGATCACATAG
- a CDS encoding sigma-70 family RNA polymerase sigma factor, with amino-acid sequence MDNVSLLWQQYKQGSNKAKNKLIETYCNLVHIIVGRICIGNKYGIFDKEDLYNYGIIGLIEAIERFNPQQGVKFETFASMRIKGQIIDNIRKSNWLPKDVQRSIQELEKAYEELAVAGKPLTDENLMSMMGIDKEKLRKILNYANQSNLLYLDNFVQNSEEDRFIDILPDEGTNPLENLVNQDILVRLTDAIKKLSVKEQMVLNLYYYEELTLKEIGLILNLSEARISQIHSKAINRLRLMLKKEAG; translated from the coding sequence ATGGATAATGTGAGTTTATTGTGGCAGCAATATAAACAAGGTTCAAATAAAGCAAAGAATAAACTAATAGAAACTTACTGTAATTTAGTTCATATAATAGTTGGACGAATTTGTATAGGTAATAAATATGGAATTTTTGACAAGGAAGATTTGTATAATTATGGAATCATCGGCCTTATTGAAGCAATCGAACGTTTTAACCCTCAACAAGGGGTAAAATTCGAAACCTTTGCAAGTATGAGAATAAAAGGACAAATTATAGATAACATTAGAAAATCAAATTGGTTGCCCAAAGACGTCCAAAGGAGTATACAAGAACTAGAAAAAGCTTATGAAGAATTGGCTGTAGCAGGAAAACCTTTAACAGACGAAAATTTAATGTCTATGATGGGAATAGATAAAGAGAAACTAAGGAAAATCTTAAATTACGCAAATCAAAGTAATTTATTATATCTAGATAATTTTGTGCAAAACTCAGAAGAAGATAGATTTATTGATATTCTACCAGATGAGGGAACAAATCCTCTTGAAAACCTTGTGAACCAAGATATCCTTGTAAGGTTGACGGATGCTATTAAAAAACTTAGTGTTAAAGAACAAATGGTATTAAATTTATATTATTATGAGGAATTAACACTAAAAGAAATAGGACTGATATTAAACTTATCGGAAGCAAGGATATCCCAAATCCATTCAAAGGCAATTAACCGATTAAGGTTAATGCTCAAAAAAGAAGCAGGTTAA
- a CDS encoding chemotaxis protein CheD, which translates to MNRKVIKVGMAEIHHSFSPDILKTTGLGSCVGVCIYDNFKKIGGMAHVMLPDSKNSRHTTTILGKFADTAIEELIKRIVNAGAGDKNLVAKIAGGAQMFSFAGSSDIMKIGQRNIEAVKENLDKFNIKIVAEDVGGNYGRTIEFDLLTGQLYVRTISQGEKII; encoded by the coding sequence ATGAATAGAAAAGTTATAAAAGTGGGAATGGCAGAAATACACCATTCATTTTCTCCAGATATATTGAAAACTACAGGGCTTGGATCTTGTGTTGGGGTATGTATTTATGATAACTTTAAAAAAATAGGTGGCATGGCCCACGTTATGCTCCCAGATAGTAAAAATTCTAGGCATACTACTACGATATTAGGCAAATTTGCAGATACTGCTATAGAGGAACTAATTAAAAGGATAGTTAATGCAGGGGCTGGGGATAAAAATTTAGTAGCTAAAATAGCTGGGGGAGCTCAAATGTTTTCCTTTGCTGGTAGTAGCGATATTATGAAAATTGGCCAAAGAAATATCGAAGCAGTAAAGGAAAATCTAGATAAATTTAATATAAAAATAGTGGCAGAAGATGTTGGGGGAAATTATGGAAGGACCATTGAATTTGATTTATTAACAGGGCAATTGTATGTAAGGACTATCAGTCAAGGAGAGAAAATAATTTAA
- a CDS encoding chemotaxis protein CheC: MNIYSLKPMQIDLLKELGNIGAGNAATALSKIISNKIGLSVPEVSLVSFQEALEFVGGEDQVVASIYFRVEGSLPGNILLMLPLETIKFILEYLLNDKNIDYYNLDSYQTSAISEIGNMLCGAYLTALSNFTQQNMYPSVPALSVDMAEAALSLPLIQMGEMGDVALLIKTTFTHEGKDVSGNFFFIPEIQAFEKLMSYFGVANE, from the coding sequence TTGAACATTTATTCATTAAAACCTATGCAGATAGATTTGCTTAAAGAATTAGGAAATATAGGTGCTGGAAACGCAGCAACTGCTTTATCTAAAATTATTTCTAACAAAATTGGTTTAAGTGTTCCGGAAGTGAGTTTAGTTTCTTTTCAAGAGGCATTGGAGTTTGTTGGCGGAGAAGATCAAGTAGTTGCATCTATCTATTTTCGGGTAGAAGGCTCACTTCCTGGCAATATCTTGTTAATGTTACCCTTAGAAACAATAAAATTTATTTTAGAGTACTTACTTAATGATAAAAATATAGATTACTATAATTTAGATTCCTATCAAACATCTGCTATCTCTGAAATTGGCAATATGCTATGTGGTGCTTACTTAACAGCATTATCAAATTTTACCCAACAAAATATGTATCCATCAGTTCCAGCTTTATCTGTAGATATGGCGGAGGCAGCCCTTAGTTTACCTTTAATCCAAATGGGTGAGATGGGAGATGTGGCATTATTAATTAAAACAACCTTTACCCATGAAGGTAAAGATGTATCTGGAAACTTCTTTTTTATCCCTGAGATACAGGCCTTTGAAAAATTAATGAGTTACTTTGGTGTTGCCAATGAATAG
- a CDS encoding chemotaxis protein CheW has protein sequence MNEQKFVIFRLDTEEYALDILKVQGIERMLPITRVPKTPKFVEGVCNLRGSIVPVVDLRQRFNLPEKEKDDNTRIIVVSLADVKVGLIVDSANDVITLKSEDIEPTPSVIDSIDTKFISGVGKLGERLIIILDLEKILNKEEIVEIKEIKE, from the coding sequence ATGAATGAGCAAAAATTTGTTATTTTTCGATTGGATACTGAAGAATACGCTTTAGATATTTTGAAGGTTCAAGGAATAGAAAGGATGCTTCCAATTACAAGGGTTCCTAAAACCCCTAAATTTGTAGAAGGAGTTTGTAATTTAAGGGGCAGTATCGTTCCAGTAGTAGATTTACGTCAAAGGTTTAATCTGCCTGAAAAAGAAAAGGATGATAATACAAGAATTATTGTAGTTAGCTTAGCGGATGTTAAGGTCGGTTTAATAGTAGATTCTGCCAATGATGTAATAACTTTAAAATCTGAAGATATTGAACCTACCCCCTCAGTTATTGACTCCATCGATACAAAATTTATTAGCGGTGTAGGGAAATTAGGGGAAAGATTGATTATTATTTTAGATTTAGAAAAAATTCTCAATAAAGAGGAGATTGTTGAAATAAAAGAGATAAAAGAATAA
- a CDS encoding chemotaxis protein CheA — protein MDMSNYLPIFFEESEENLQIINDNLLSLENNPKDIQAVNEIFRAAHTLKGMSATMGFQAIAEITHNIENYLDEIRKGEKELTVTILNTLFKAFDILSQALNDIRQGKNTDLDKKILDDLFNHKNEQQMIIQEDSTSKIVKDYEQYVISNALAQGFNVYHLKIELSKECILKSARAFIVYKQLEELGEIIKTSPTVEDIEEERFEDTFEIWLISRNRKDELEKVKEIPEVARVEIISLDENTKEIRVKEKKDESQNSTKSLEVNGQANNFKNQATIRVDINRLDALMNLVSELVINKTGLNQSVSTNNQALALEGLEQLHRITTELQNVVMSLRMVPIDRVFSRFPRMVRDTAKDLGKEVELTIIGKETELDRTIIDEIGDPLVHLIRNAIDHGLEDKEERKKLGKSEKGKIELKAYQSGNEVFIEVSDDGKGIDYKKIGQTAVNKGIINNNQLATLDPHNILQLIFEPGFSTKEVVTDLSGRGVGLDVVKTSIEALGGGIEIQTEIGKGTKFIIHLPLTLAIIQGLLVKVGEEKYAIPLASIVETAAFDSRNIKKVGNQKVLMFRNSVLPLVDLADVLECKRKANSELSMVIVKKGDKQIGLIVDDLIGQQEIVIKHLGDFLSNIKGFAGATISGDGEVILILDTNSLFFN, from the coding sequence ATGGATATGAGTAATTATTTACCAATATTTTTTGAAGAAAGTGAAGAAAATTTGCAAATAATCAATGATAATTTATTAAGTTTAGAGAACAATCCTAAAGACATTCAAGCAGTAAATGAAATTTTTAGAGCTGCCCATACTTTAAAGGGGATGTCGGCAACTATGGGTTTTCAAGCTATTGCTGAAATAACTCATAATATAGAAAATTATTTAGACGAAATAAGAAAAGGGGAAAAGGAATTAACGGTTACTATATTAAACACCCTTTTTAAAGCCTTTGATATACTTTCCCAGGCCTTAAACGATATCCGTCAAGGAAAAAATACAGATCTTGATAAAAAAATCTTAGATGATTTATTTAATCATAAAAATGAACAGCAAATGATTATCCAAGAAGATAGTACTAGCAAAATAGTTAAAGACTATGAACAATATGTAATTTCAAATGCATTAGCTCAAGGTTTTAATGTTTATCACCTAAAAATAGAACTAAGTAAAGAGTGTATTCTAAAATCAGCTAGAGCATTTATAGTATATAAGCAGTTAGAAGAGTTAGGTGAAATAATTAAGACATCTCCTACAGTAGAAGATATTGAAGAAGAACGATTTGAAGATACTTTTGAAATTTGGCTAATTTCAAGAAATAGAAAAGATGAATTAGAAAAAGTTAAAGAAATACCTGAAGTGGCAAGGGTTGAAATAATATCCCTTGATGAGAATACTAAAGAAATCCGGGTTAAGGAAAAAAAGGATGAATCTCAAAATAGTACAAAATCTTTAGAAGTAAATGGACAAGCTAATAATTTCAAAAATCAAGCAACAATTAGGGTTGATATAAATCGCTTAGATGCCTTGATGAATTTAGTATCTGAATTAGTTATTAATAAAACAGGTTTAAATCAAAGTGTTTCAACAAATAATCAGGCACTGGCTTTAGAAGGATTAGAACAATTACATAGGATAACTACAGAGTTACAAAATGTAGTGATGAGTTTAAGGATGGTTCCCATAGATAGAGTATTCAGTAGATTTCCCCGGATGGTAAGGGATACTGCTAAAGACTTAGGTAAAGAAGTTGAATTAACCATTATCGGTAAAGAAACGGAACTAGATAGAACCATTATCGATGAAATAGGTGATCCTTTAGTTCACTTGATTAGAAATGCTATAGATCACGGTCTTGAAGATAAAGAAGAAAGAAAGAAGTTAGGGAAATCAGAAAAAGGAAAGATCGAGTTAAAGGCTTATCAAAGTGGTAATGAGGTATTTATTGAAGTTAGTGATGATGGAAAAGGAATAGATTATAAGAAAATAGGTCAAACAGCAGTTAATAAAGGCATAATTAACAATAATCAATTAGCAACATTAGATCCCCACAATATATTACAATTAATCTTCGAACCGGGATTTAGTACAAAAGAAGTAGTTACTGATTTATCAGGAAGAGGTGTTGGTCTTGATGTTGTTAAAACATCAATTGAAGCTTTAGGTGGAGGAATAGAAATCCAAACTGAAATTGGAAAGGGAACTAAATTTATTATTCATTTACCCCTTACACTAGCTATAATTCAAGGTTTATTAGTAAAAGTTGGTGAAGAAAAATACGCAATCCCTTTAGCTTCAATAGTTGAAACAGCTGCCTTTGACAGTAGAAATATTAAAAAAGTTGGTAATCAGAAAGTTTTAATGTTTAGAAATTCTGTATTACCATTAGTTGATCTAGCAGATGTTTTAGAATGTAAAAGAAAAGCAAATTCCGAACTTTCTATGGTAATTGTCAAAAAAGGTGATAAGCAAATTGGATTAATTGTAGATGACTTAATAGGACAACAAGAAATTGTAATTAAGCATTTAGGTGACTTCTTAAGTAATATTAAAGGTTTTGCTGGAGCAACTATTTCGGGAGATGGAGAAGTAATATTAATTTTAGATACAAACTCATTATTTTTTAATTAA